From the genome of Roseofilum reptotaenium CS-1145, one region includes:
- the tnpA gene encoding IS200/IS605 family transposase has protein sequence MNQKSYRRGRHSVTLLHVYLVFVVKYRRKVLATQIRLRITEILKELGKKMDFAVLEIDGEEDHIHLLIEYPPTYSISKLVNHLKGVSSRLLRKEFNLVPHSDHLWSPSYFAISCGGA, from the coding sequence ATGAATCAAAAATCCTATAGACGCGGTAGACATAGCGTTACGCTTCTTCATGTTTACTTGGTCTTTGTCGTAAAATATCGACGAAAAGTTCTTGCAACACAGATTAGGCTGCGAATAACTGAGATCTTGAAAGAGTTAGGGAAGAAGATGGATTTTGCTGTTCTTGAAATTGATGGAGAAGAAGATCATATTCACTTGTTAATTGAATACCCTCCAACGTATTCAATTTCCAAGTTGGTTAATCATCTGAAAGGTGTTTCTAGCCGTCTTCTTAGAAAGGAGTTCAACTTAGTTCCCCATTCAGATCATCTTTGGTCTCCGAGTTATTTTGCTATTTCTTGTGGAGGTGCG